One Panicum virgatum strain AP13 chromosome 9K, P.virgatum_v5, whole genome shotgun sequence genomic region harbors:
- the LOC120650560 gene encoding methionine aminopeptidase 1A-like, giving the protein MEKGASESPLCCARCGKPALLQCPKCAELKLPREGAAFCTQDCFKAAWSSHKSVHPKPNVQQSPEGWKYCLKKGRARSLQLPHFPWTGPLRPYPISKMRVVPDEIEKPDWALDGIPKIEPDSDLQKRVEIKTPEQIERMRETCRIARGVLDAAARIIKPEITTDEIDRVVHEETIARGGYPSPLNYHFFPKSCCTSVNEVICHGIPDARKLEDGDILNVDVTVYYKGVHGDLNETYFVGNVDEASKQLVRCTYECLEKAIAIVKPGVRFREVGEIINRHASMSGLSVVKSYCGHGIGELFHCAPNIPHYSRNKAVGIMKAGQTFTIEPMINAGVWNDRLWPDDWTAVTADGKRSAQFEHTLLVTETGCEVLTARLPSSPDVFPWLKP; this is encoded by the exons ATGGAGAAGGGGGCCTCGGAGTCGCCGCTCTGCTGCGCTCGCTGCGGCAAGCCTGCCCTCCTGCA ATGCCCCAAGTGCGCGGAGCTGAAGCTACCGCGTGAGGGCGCTGCTTTCTG CACACAGGATTGTTTTAAGGCAGCATGGAGCTCTCACAAATCTGTCCACCCAAAGCCAAATGTTCAGCAGTCTCCAGAAGGTTGGAAGTATTGTTTGAAAAAAGggcgggcgcgttcgttgcagCTTCCTCATTTTCCATGGACAGG TCCATTGAGACCATATCCAATATCAAAGATGCGTGTGGTTCCAGATGAAATTGAGAAGCCTGATTGGGCACTTGAT GGAATTCCCAAGATTGAACCAGACAGTGATTTGCAGAAAAGAGTAGAG ATTAAGACCCCTGAGCAAATAGAAAGGATGAGAGAAACATGTCGA ATTGCAAGAGGAGTTTTAGATGCAGCTGCACGTATAATAAAACCAGAAATTACAACAGATGAAATTGATAGAGTCGTCCATGAGGAAACAATTGCTAGAG GTGGATACCCATCTCCACTGAATTACCATTTCTTCCCAAAGTCATGTTGCAC ATCTGTCAATGAAGTCATTTGCCATGGAATTCCTGATGCCAG gaAACTTGAGGACGGTGACATTCTAAATGTTGATGTAACTGTATATTATAAAGGCGTTCACG GTGATTTGAATGAGACATATTTTGTTGGCAATGTTGATGAAGCTTCCAAACAGCTTGTCCGTTGTACCTACGAGTGCTTGGAGAAAGCTATTGCTATAG TTAAACCTGGAGTTAGGTTTCGAGAAGTTGGAGAAATCATAAATAGACATGCTTCAATGTCAGGTTTATCTGTG GTGAAATCATATTGTGGCCATGGCATAGGAGAATTGTTCCACTGTGCCCCAAACATCCCTCATTATTCAA GAAACAAGGCTGTTGGTATCATGAAAGCTGGGCAGACATTTACAATCGAGCCAATGATCAATGCAG GAGTTTGGAATGATCGTCTGTGGCCTGATGATTGGACCGCAGTGACTGCAGATGGTAAACGGAGTGCTCAATTTGAACATACACTTTTG GTGACTGAGACAGGATGCGAAGTGTTGACGGCACGGTTACCTTCATCACCGGACGTATTTCCATGGTTGAAGCCGTGA
- the LOC120650559 gene encoding tubulin-folding cofactor D-like, with amino-acid sequence MEETAAAAAPVPNAATPEPAGDAPSGDASADPAAVGDDEHDSKEVVLRRYFLQEWELVSAILRRIVAAGGDAEPADVHKIRSIMDKYQEEGQLLEPYLENIVLPLMSLVRSKTMELGTGTDELLDIIKPLCIIIYTLVTVCGYKSVIKFFPHQVSDLELGVALLEKCHTISSVTALRQESTGEMETKCVVLLWLYILVLIPFDISTVDTSIATADSVDGAEVVPLVTRILNICKDYLSSSGPMRRISGLLLARLLTRPDMAKAFSSFMEWANEMLLSVTDDFVDQFRSIGIVEALVSIFKIGNRRALYDTVSGAWNDCSVVMKTNVSARSPLLRKFLVKLAQRIALISLPPRSPSWRYKSISNSLGANLSSSTTGEAYSSESSEQVNIDQTDVCLLEDMDVPEIVEEIIDLLLTGLRDSDTIVRWSSAKGIGRITARLTPALSEEVISSILQLFSPGEGDGSWHGGCLALAELARRGLLLPSSFPDVIPVIIKALHYDVRRGPHSIGSHVRDAAAYVCWAFGRAYTNCDMKAVLEQLAPHLLTVACYDREVNCRRAASAAFQENVGRQGTFPHGIDIVNTTDYFALASRSNSYLNVAVSVAQYKKYLYPFADELLCNKITHWEKSLRELAAQALSLLVQYDMDYFGGHALEKLVPCTLSSDLCTRHGATLAAGEVALRLYQLGFTFSTDMQKALSGIVPAIEKARLYRGKGGEIMRSAVSRFISCISIAGISLNEKIKKSLLETLNDNLRHPNAQIQCAAVDALKHFIPTYLVSSGEKIANDIISKYLALLDDPNVAARRGAALALGILPYKFLILKWMPVMNKLCSSCTLEDKPDDPDAEARVNSVRGLISVCETLTAPFDQSSNSGDSVYAYIKDYVMRALFTALDDYAVDNRGDVGSWVREAAMDALERCTFILCRRDIAALRTAPASGHESELSVMEVNSSSSAHQLFDSGIAQDLVAGIAKQAVEKIDKIREIAIKTLQRILYHEEHLIPFIPHRELLEEIIPNSTDLEWAVPTVSYPRLVKLLQVSCYSKSVLSGLVISTGGLQESLKKASTSALVGYLEDSDINTNCEGKSREHLLSCDLLWVLQCYQKCDRVITPTLKTIEALFSKKVFLTREGYSEFYSGLVDSVGSELKGSKDFTKLCAGLSILGYISSQLDGTCTKAFTQLLTFLGHRYPKIRKAAADQVYLVLLQNDDLIPSENMDKAQELLAETCWEGDLEEARRKRSQINKMAGFSVATSLKSENQETRITDARNIVTTDENKSYSSLVDFSGY; translated from the exons ATGGaggaaaccgccgccgccgctgctccggtACCTAATGCCGCCACACCCGAGCCCGCGGGGGATGCTCCCAGCGGCGATGCCTCCGCTGATCCTGCCGCCGTCGGCGACGACGAGCACGACTCCAAGGAGGTCGTCCTGCGCAGGTACTTCCTCCAAGAGTGGGAGCTCGTCTCCGCCATCCTCCGCCGCATCGTcgcagccggcggcgacgccgagcCCGCCGACGTCCATAAGATCCGCTCTATC ATGGACAAATATCAAGAAGAGGGTCAACTACTGGAGCCATACCTGGAGAACATTGTCTTGCCACTTATGTCATTGGTTCGGTCAAAGACAATGGAACTTGGTACTGGCACTGATGAGCTCCTTGACATTATCAAGCCTCTGTGTATCATCATCTACACCCTGGTCACAGTGTGTGGGTACAAGAGTGTCATCAAATTCTTCCCTCACCAGGTTTCAGATCTAGAGCTTGGGGTTGCTCTCCTTGAGAAGTGTCATACAATCAGTTCGGTGACTGCTCTTAGGCAAGAGAGCACAGGAGAAATGGAAACTAAATGTGTTGTTCTATTGTGGCTTTATATACTGGTCCTTATCCCATTTGACATTTCCACTGTGGATACAAGCATTGCTACTGCTGATAGCGTGGATGGGGCTGAGGTCGTTCCGCTTGTGACAAGGATATTGAACATCTGTAAGGATTATCTCTCCAGTTCTGGTCCAATGAGAAGGATTTCAGGATTATTGCTTGCAAGACTCTTGACTCGACCTGACATGGCAAAGGCTTTCAGCAG TTTTATGGAATGGGCAAACGAGATGTTATTGTCTGTCACAGATGATTTTGTGGATCAATTTAGATCCATTGGTATAGTGGAAGCTTTAGTGTCAATATTTAAG ATTGGTAACCGTAGAGCATTGTATGATACTGTTTCTGGTGCTTGGAATGATTGTTCAGTTGTGATGAAGACTAATGTCTCAGCCAGGAGTCCACTTCTTAGAAAATTCCTGGTGAAACTGGCCCAGCGAATTGCTCTCATTAGCTTGCCTCCACGTTCGCCATCATGGCGGTATAAG TCAATTAGCAATTCGCTGGGTGCAAACCTTTCAAGTTCTACTACTGGAGAAGCGTATTCAAGTGAATCAAGCGAACAAGTTAATATTGATCAGACAGACGTGTGTTTGTTAGAAGATATGGATGTACCAGAAATTGTTGAAGAGATTATCGACTTGCTGTTGACTGGTTTGAGGGATTCA GATACAATTGTAAGGTGGTCTTCTGCCAAAGGAATTGGTAGGATAACTGCACGTCTAACACCTGCATTGTCAGAAGAAGTTATATCATCAATCTTGCAACTTTTTTCTCCTGGGGAG GGTGATGGTTCCTGGCATGGAGGTTGTTTGGCCTTGGCTGAACTTGCTCGGAGAGGGTTATTGCTGCCTTCTAGTTTTCCTGATGTTATTCCTGTTATAATAAAG GCTTTACACTACGATGTACGAAGAGGTCCACATAGCATTGGGTCACATGTAAGAGATGCAGCAGCATATGTTTGTTGGGCATTTGGTCGAGCTTATACCAATTGTGATATGAAAGCTGTCTTGGAACAACTTGCTCCTCACCTTCTAACAGTTGCTTGTTATGATCGAGAG GTTAATTGTAGAAGAGCTGCTTCTGCTGCCTTTCAAGAGAATGTTGGAAGACAGGGAACTTTTCCACATGGCATTGATATTGTGAATACAACAGACTACTTTGCACTGGCCTCTCGATCAAATTCATATCTAAATGTTGCTGTTTCTGTTGCTCAGTACAAGAAATATCTTTATCCCTTTGCAGATGAGCTACTTTGCAATAAAATAACTCACTGG GAGAAAAGCTTGAGAGAGTTGGCTGCTCAGGCCCTTTCTTTGCTTGTACAATATGATATGGATTACTTCGGTGGACATGCCCTTGAAAAGTTAGTTCCGTGCACTCTGTCATCGGACTTGTGTACTCGCCATGGAGCCACTTTAGCTGCTGGTGAGGTTGCTTTAAGGTTGTACCAACTTGGTTTTACCTTTTCCACAG ACATGCAGAAAGCTCTGTCGGGTATTGTTCCCGCAATAGAAAAGGCACGCCTTTATCGAGGCAAAGGAGGAGAGATTATGCGCTCCGCTGTTTCCCGATTCATTTCATGTATTTCTATAGCTGGAATATCTTTGAACGAgaagataaagaaaagtttATTAGAAACACTTAATGATAATTTGAGGCATCCCAATGCTCAAATACAG TGTGCTGCTGTTGATGCATTAAAACATTTTATTCCAACATATCTGGTATCTTCTGGTGAAAAGATTGCCAATGATATCATTTCAAAATATTTGGCACTTCTAGACGACCCAAATGTCGCTGCAAGGCGGGGAGCCGCACTGGCCCTTGGAATATTACCATACAAATTCTTGATATTGAAATGGATGCCTGTCATGAATAAGCTCTGTAGCTCATGCACACTTGAG GATAAGCCTGATGATCCTGATGCTGAAGCACGTGTGAACTCTGTTAGGGGGCTAATTTCAGTTTGTGAAACACTAACAGCTCCTTTTGATCAGAGCTCAAATAGTGGAGATTCTGTGTATGCATACATAAAAGATTATGTCATGCGGGCTTTATTTACAGCACTTGATGATTATGCTGTGGACAACAGAGGAGATGTGGGTTCTTGGGTACGTGAAGCAGCAATGGATGCACTGGAACGGTGCACGTTCATCCTCTGCAGGAGAGATATTGCTGCTTTGAGAACAGCACCAGCTTCTGGCCATGAGTCTGAACTGAGTGTAATGGAAGTAAATTCAAGTAGTAGTGCACACCAGCTGTTTGATTCTGGAATTGCACAGGATCTTGTTGCAGGCATTGCAAAACAAGCAGTTGAGAAAATAGATAAGATTAGAGAAATAGCTATCAAGACCCTGCAGAGAATTCTGTACCACGAGGAACACCTCATCCCATTTATACCTCACAGGGAACTGCTGGAAGAGATTATTCCCAACAGCACAGATTTAGAGTGGGCA GTTCCTACAGTATCATATCCACGATTGGTGAAGCTTCTTCAAGTCAGCTGCTATAGCAAGTCTGTGCTCTCAGGGCTTGTCATTTCTACAGGTGGATTGCAGGAGTCTTTGAAAAAAGCTTCAACATCAGCTTTAGTAGGGTATCTCGAGGATTCAGATATCAATACAAATTGTGAAGGGAAAAGTAGAGAGCATCTATTGAGTTGTGACCTTCTATGGGTTCTACAGTGTTACCAGAAGTGTGATCGTGTGATTACTCCCACATTGAAG ACTATTGAGGCTCTCTTCAGTAAAAAGGTTTTCTTGACCAGGGAG GGATATAGTGAGTTCTACAGTGGACTTGTAGATtcggtgggctccgagctgAAGGGGTCAAAAGATTTCACAAAGTTATGTGCGGGCCTCTCAATCCTTGGATACATTTCTTCACAATTGGATGGAACTTGCACCAAGGCATTCACTCAACTCCTCACATTCCTAGGCCACAGATACCCCAAG ATCCGGAAGGCTGCAGCTGACCAGGTGTATCTTGTGCTCCTCCAAAATGATGATCTTATTCCATCAGAAAATATGGATAAAGCCCAGGAATTACTCGCAGAGACATGCTGGGAAGGAGATTTGGAGGAAGCAAGGCGCAAGAGGTCACAGATTAACAAGATGGCTGGTTTCAGTGTTGCCACTTCTCTTAAATCTGAAAACCAAGAAACGAGAATTACTGATGCACGTAACATTGTTACCACCGATGAAAACAAATCTTATTCATCGTTGGTTGATTTCAGTGGATACTAG
- the LOC120650558 gene encoding uncharacterized protein LOC120650558 isoform X3, translating to MGGSSSGASAAAMGGSSSGASAAPMGDWRDWALLLPDLKEVIAARVLAADVVDYMSMRAVCTSWRASAPCPRDPTLRDARLRPRGWVALCDGDGVRPADACEVAFLQTATGRCVGAHLPELHGYRIVGFTDGLLILLNKDTTAVRVLHPFTRVAVDLPPIATIFKYMVKDQQSRAWMRAAVCMSQSSDSIAVVAWFPNSPGVAVSEPTFPCWYIVNHNIQLAAAVSFQGSVYGVISNERQVVQRHM from the exons ATGGGGGGCTCCTCATCTGgtgcatcggcggcggcgatggggggTTCCTCATCTGGTGCATCGGCGGCGCCGATGGGGGATTGGAGGGATTGGGCGTTGCTACTCCCGGATCTGAAGGAAGTCATCGCGGCACGCGTTCTGGCGGCGGACGTTGTGGACTACATGTCGATGCGCGCCGTATGCACGAGCTGGCGCGCTTCTGCGCCCTGTCCGCGCGACCCCACCCTCCGCGACGCGCGTCTCCGACCGCGCGGCTGGGTCGCGCtctgcgacggcgacggcgtgcgccCAGCCGACGCATGCGAGGTCGCCTTCCTCCAAACTGCCACCGGCAGATGCGTTGGCGCCCACCTGCCGGAGCTGCACGGTTACCGAATCGTCGGCTTCACTGACGGCCTCCTCATCCTGCTCAACAAGGATACCACGGCCGTTCGCGTCCTGCACCCCTTCACCCGCGTCGCCGTGGACCTCCCGCCCATTGCCACTATCTTCAAATACATGGTCAAGGACCAACAGTCCAGAGCCTGGATGAGAGCTGCCGTGTGCATGTCACAGTCATCTGATTCGATTGCTGTAGTGGCATGGTTCCCCAATTCACCAGGGGTGGCGGTCAGCGAGCCTACTTTCCCATGCTGGTACATCGTCAACCACAACATTCAGCTCGCCGCTGCTGTTTCCTTCCAAGGCAGTGTATATGGTGTCATTAGCAACGAGAGGCAGGTCGTACAG CGGCACATGTGA
- the LOC120650558 gene encoding uncharacterized protein LOC120650558 isoform X2 — MGGSSSGASAAAMGGSSSGASAAPMGDWRDWALLLPDLKEVIAARVLAADVVDYMSMRAVCTSWRASAPCPRDPTLRDARLRPRGWVALCDGDGVRPADACEVAFLQTATGRCVGAHLPELHGYRIVGFTDGLLILLNKDTTAVRVLHPFTRVAVDLPPIATIFKYMVKDQQSRAWMRAAVCMSQSSDSIAVVAWFPNSPGVAVSEPTFPCWYIVNHNIQLAAAVSFQGSVYGVISNERQVVQQRHM; from the exons ATGGGGGGCTCCTCATCTGgtgcatcggcggcggcgatggggggTTCCTCATCTGGTGCATCGGCGGCGCCGATGGGGGATTGGAGGGATTGGGCGTTGCTACTCCCGGATCTGAAGGAAGTCATCGCGGCACGCGTTCTGGCGGCGGACGTTGTGGACTACATGTCGATGCGCGCCGTATGCACGAGCTGGCGCGCTTCTGCGCCCTGTCCGCGCGACCCCACCCTCCGCGACGCGCGTCTCCGACCGCGCGGCTGGGTCGCGCtctgcgacggcgacggcgtgcgccCAGCCGACGCATGCGAGGTCGCCTTCCTCCAAACTGCCACCGGCAGATGCGTTGGCGCCCACCTGCCGGAGCTGCACGGTTACCGAATCGTCGGCTTCACTGACGGCCTCCTCATCCTGCTCAACAAGGATACCACGGCCGTTCGCGTCCTGCACCCCTTCACCCGCGTCGCCGTGGACCTCCCGCCCATTGCCACTATCTTCAAATACATGGTCAAGGACCAACAGTCCAGAGCCTGGATGAGAGCTGCCGTGTGCATGTCACAGTCATCTGATTCGATTGCTGTAGTGGCATGGTTCCCCAATTCACCAGGGGTGGCGGTCAGCGAGCCTACTTTCCCATGCTGGTACATCGTCAACCACAACATTCAGCTCGCCGCTGCTGTTTCCTTCCAAGGCAGTGTATATGGTGTCATTAGCAACGAGAGGCAGGTCGTACAG CAGCGGCACATGTGA
- the LOC120650558 gene encoding uncharacterized protein LOC120650558 isoform X1: protein MGGSSSGASAAAMGGSSSGASAAPMGDWRDWALLLPDLKEVIAARVLAADVVDYMSMRAVCTSWRASAPCPRDPTLRDARLRPRGWVALCDGDGVRPADACEVAFLQTATGRCVGAHLPELHGYRIVGFTDGLLILLNKDTTAVRVLHPFTRVAVDLPPIATIFKYMVKDQQSRAWMRAAVCMSQSSDSIAVVAWFPNSPGVAVSEPTFPCWYIVNHNIQLAAAVSFQGSVYGVISNERQVVQVYPQCLKPYIAHIPNTFGIPQTHLFFLVESATRLILVLRHFNFENWVEGYRPCEFALFEVDTAEHGRLNPLSSLGDQALFISRDRCLSVSHNNLHSITGNAIYFYSEDLYPIIMYSVSSGTCELISTLSIIHNFKKKIRPSVRPFTLVDHLFTFCNHRHWSSGLMFHEYHCIPRSWRAMFKKLKAQDSEVQVKSLEGSEVEEY, encoded by the exons ATGGGGGGCTCCTCATCTGgtgcatcggcggcggcgatggggggTTCCTCATCTGGTGCATCGGCGGCGCCGATGGGGGATTGGAGGGATTGGGCGTTGCTACTCCCGGATCTGAAGGAAGTCATCGCGGCACGCGTTCTGGCGGCGGACGTTGTGGACTACATGTCGATGCGCGCCGTATGCACGAGCTGGCGCGCTTCTGCGCCCTGTCCGCGCGACCCCACCCTCCGCGACGCGCGTCTCCGACCGCGCGGCTGGGTCGCGCtctgcgacggcgacggcgtgcgccCAGCCGACGCATGCGAGGTCGCCTTCCTCCAAACTGCCACCGGCAGATGCGTTGGCGCCCACCTGCCGGAGCTGCACGGTTACCGAATCGTCGGCTTCACTGACGGCCTCCTCATCCTGCTCAACAAGGATACCACGGCCGTTCGCGTCCTGCACCCCTTCACCCGCGTCGCCGTGGACCTCCCGCCCATTGCCACTATCTTCAAATACATGGTCAAGGACCAACAGTCCAGAGCCTGGATGAGAGCTGCCGTGTGCATGTCACAGTCATCTGATTCGATTGCTGTAGTGGCATGGTTCCCCAATTCACCAGGGGTGGCGGTCAGCGAGCCTACTTTCCCATGCTGGTACATCGTCAACCACAACATTCAGCTCGCCGCTGCTGTTTCCTTCCAAGGCAGTGTATATGGTGTCATTAGCAACGAGAGGCAGGTCGTACAGGTCTACCCTCAATGCCTGAAACCTTATATTGCTCATATTCCAAACACATTTGGCATTCCTCAAACACATTTGTTCTTCCTTGTGGAGTCTGCTACACGTTTGATACTTGTGCTTAGGCACTTTAACTTTGAAAATTGGGTAGAGGGGTATCGGCCTTGCGAGTTTGCATTGTTTGAGGTTGACACAGCTGAGCACGGGAGGCTTAATCCGCTAAGCAGCCTTGGTGACCAAGCTTTGTTTATTAGCCGTGACCGCTGCCTTTCTGTCTCTCACAACAACCTGCATTCTATCACTGGCAATGCTATTTACTTCTACTCTGAAGATCTCTATCCCATTATTATGTACTCTGTCAGCAGCGGCACATGTGAGTTGATATCGACATTATCCATCATCCATAACTTCAAAAAGAAGATTCGTCCATCTGTGCGACCTTTTACACTTGTTGATCATCTATTCACCTTTTGCAACCATCGCCACTG GTCAAGTGGACTCATGTTTCACGAATACCATTGCATACCTAGGAGTTGGAGGGCTATGTTTAAGAAACTCAAAGCCCAAGATTCTGAAGTTCAGGTTAAAAGCTTGGAGGGTTCTGAGGTTGAAGAATACTAG